A single genomic interval of Flavihumibacter rivuli harbors:
- a CDS encoding FAD-dependent monooxygenase, translating into MTETYTIVGGGIAGLCAAIALRRIGLDPLVVEAAPAFKPIGAGLTLAANAMQALRHLGIAEQVKERGRIMNAFTIYDEKGKVIKRVNTDPHTSRYGISNFNIHRADLHEVLFSFLPKDRVLTGKRTVDLQATDGGYRLQFEDGSQLETTYLIVAEGIHSPIRSKLVPDSHLRYAGYTCWRGIADNSRLQVNETSETWGSNGRFGIVPLNNHQIYWFATKNSEPMNFTYQHYTIEQLMEHYQDYHAPIREVLSSTPANGIIWDDLYDLAPLEQYAFGHILLMGDAAHATTPNMGQGACMAIEDAVVLGECLKQHNNVAHAFNQFEKQRKERTQWVVKQSRSIGAMAQVENKLLAGCRDMVFRMMPDGMYRRQLEKVYEFKV; encoded by the coding sequence ATGACGGAAACCTATACTATTGTCGGAGGCGGGATAGCTGGTCTATGTGCGGCTATCGCGTTAAGGCGGATCGGGTTAGACCCGTTGGTGGTGGAAGCGGCTCCCGCATTCAAACCTATCGGGGCCGGTCTCACCCTTGCAGCCAACGCCATGCAGGCCCTGCGCCACCTGGGCATTGCCGAACAGGTGAAGGAAAGGGGAAGGATAATGAACGCCTTCACCATCTATGACGAAAAAGGGAAAGTGATCAAACGGGTGAATACCGATCCACATACCTCCCGTTATGGCATCAGCAATTTCAATATCCATCGCGCCGACCTTCACGAAGTGCTTTTCTCTTTCCTGCCCAAAGACAGGGTGCTGACCGGCAAGCGTACGGTTGACCTGCAAGCAACGGATGGAGGATACAGGCTTCAGTTTGAAGATGGCAGCCAATTGGAAACAACTTACCTGATAGTAGCGGAAGGCATCCATTCACCCATCCGGTCGAAGCTGGTACCCGACAGCCACCTGCGTTATGCCGGCTATACCTGTTGGAGGGGAATTGCCGATAATAGTCGTTTACAAGTGAATGAAACATCCGAGACCTGGGGAAGCAATGGACGTTTCGGCATCGTGCCGCTCAATAACCACCAGATCTATTGGTTTGCCACCAAGAACAGCGAGCCGATGAACTTTACCTACCAGCATTATACTATTGAACAGCTGATGGAACATTACCAGGACTACCATGCACCAATCCGCGAAGTGCTATCCTCCACCCCGGCCAATGGTATCATTTGGGATGACCTGTATGATCTTGCTCCGCTGGAGCAATATGCCTTCGGCCATATCCTGCTGATGGGCGATGCAGCGCATGCCACTACCCCCAATATGGGCCAGGGTGCCTGTATGGCCATTGAAGACGCGGTCGTGTTAGGGGAATGCCTGAAGCAACACAACAACGTTGCCCATGCCTTCAACCAGTTTGAAAAGCAACGCAAGGAACGCACCCAATGGGTAGTGAAACAATCACGCAGCATCGGTGCCATGGCACAGGTGGAGAATAAATTGTTGGCCGGCTGCCG